In Mercenaria mercenaria strain notata chromosome 14, MADL_Memer_1, whole genome shotgun sequence, the following are encoded in one genomic region:
- the LOC123526681 gene encoding uncharacterized protein LOC123526681: MEVSGRKEDLAQPQSDASKNANQIYCDPCQHDGHQLPADGYCVDCREYLCSACYSIHRRPAVWRHHQLLDAQAMPKIKPATKVKDTCTDVCQKHTEKIIEYFCNEHETFGCSACMTTGHRACIKVDYIPEVAVTYDTSTELTETQEYLLELFKMNENNKSDTLSKSKAVDLHAKRAKAQIMKLRTEVITLFERLEKDIDKSVDDIKSRDEAKMTKLANETEIISNDLQNYISEIETKVNERKICQLFIATKCMKESIDKIAQEIKRVAENESIQRYVFEPDQVIVDMKQKLKGIGTLKCLDTHAKVAEFEGEVNVKAADDNNECNITGMTLLSENKQLVVADTRNRAVKLLDVEQKQFTSIYKTGDIVLKQPFDVAEVEHRQIAVSYPSARAIEFLTISESGSFKFDRAINATGQCHGITCIGSNLVVSFNNPSVVKILTTNGRVIKMIEGNFEYPDYIAVNPVRDTIYISNGSGFSGSVTCVTNEGKVNTATEGDHLGRPHGIIVDKTGSVLACCQFKDSILQLSEDCEVTTELLNKSDGIRNPKCIAKSKQDTLYIGMDGDRISMFKLY, from the coding sequence ATGGAAGTGTCCGGGCGTAAGGAGGACTTGGCTCAACCCCAGTCAGATGCATCCAAGAATGCAAATCAGATTTACTGCGATCCATGTCAACACGATGGCCACCAGCTGCCTGCAGACGGATACTGTGTAGATTGTCGAGAATACTTGTGTTCGGCGTGCTATAGTATCCATCGACGACCGGCTGTATGGAGACACCACCAGCTTCTAGATGCTCAAGCAATGCCGAAAATCAAACCGGCAACAAAAGTGAAAGATACATGTACGGATGTTTGccaaaaacatacagaaaaaatcATTGAATACTTCTGCAATGAGCATGAAACTTTCGGGTGTTCCGCATGTATGACGACAGGTCATCGTGCTTGTATTAAAGTCGATTATATCCCGGAAGTTGCTGTTACATACGACACAAGTACGGAGCTTACTGAAACGCAAGAATATCTTTTGGAATTATTCAAGATGAACGAGAACAACAAATCTGACACACTAAGTAAATCTAAAGCGGTTGATCTTCATGCCAAACGAGCAAAGGCGCAGATAATGAAATTGAGGACAGAAGTGATTACGTTATTTGAAAGACTTGAAAAGGACATTGACAAGTCAGTCGATGATATAAAGAGCAGGGACGAGGCAAAGATGACAAAGCTAGcgaatgaaacagaaataatttctAACGATCTTCAAAATTATATATctgaaattgaaacaaaagtaAACGAGCGGAAGATTTGTCAGTTGTTCATTGCGACAAAATGCATGAAGGAATCTATTGACAAGATAGCGCAGGAGATAAAAAGAGTAGCTGAAAACGAAAGTATTCAAAGATATGTCTTTGAGCCAGACCAAGTGATCGTTGACATGAAGCAAAAACTTAAAGGAATTGGCACACTTAAATGTCTAGATACACATGCTAAGGTTGCTGAGTTCGAAGGTGAAGTCAACGTCAAAGCAGCAGATGATAACAATGAATGTAATATAACTGGAATGACTTTACTTTCTGAAAATAAGCAACTTGTCGTTGCCGATACAAGAAACCGAGCTGTTAAACTTTTGGATGTTGAACAGAAACAGTTCACTTCCATTTACAAAACGGGAGATATTGTTTTAAAGCAGCCATTCGATGTGGCAGAAGTTGAACATCGGCAGATTGCTGTTTCCTATCCTTCTGCCAGGGCAATTGAGTTCCTTACTATATCAGAGTCCGGAAGTTTTAAGTTTGATAGAGCTATAAATGCAACAGGACAATGTCATGGCATTACGTGTATCGGAAGTAATTTGGTCGTGTCGTTCAATAATCCATCGGTAGTGAAGATACTTACTACAAATGGAAGAGTTATCAAGATGATAGAAGGAAACTTTGAGTACCCAGATTATATAGCAGTGAATCCTGTCCGCGATACAATTTACATTTCAAACGGGAGTGGGTTTTCAGGTTCAGTAACATGTGTTACAAACGAAGGAAAGGTAAACACTGCAACGGAAGGTGATCATTTAGGAAGGCCTCATGGTATCATTGTTGACAAAACAGGCTCAGTGCTTGCATGTTGTCAATTTAAAGATAGTATTTTACAGCTGTCTGAAGACTGTGAAGTAACAACAGAACTTTTGAACAAAAGCGATGGCATAAGAAATCCAAAATGCATTGCCAAAAGTAAACAGGACACACTGTATATAGGAATGGATGGTGACAGAATCAGCATGTTTAAGCTATATTAG